One Microbacterium marinum genomic window carries:
- a CDS encoding PucR family transcriptional regulator, whose translation MAVANPEPTLRALLGRAELSLRLASDAADLAHDALDRPTRWVHSSDLADPTPFLADDLVLLTTGTQFPGGDDADRAPFDAYVRRLVDRGVAALGFGTEVVRAGIPSALHTACRDARMPLFEVPYSTPFIAVARANAETVAAQAYARRSWALSAQRAIALAALRPDGLAATIEELARQLDTWVGMFDAAGELMQEHPVGGIPQAAAASLRAEVDAVLRRGARAGSSLHSGERAFTLQTLGRGGSLRGVVAIAAGELDREGRDVVTAVIAMAGLALEQHQRLGRARNALRTGMVHSLQAGDPALAERISRDIWGPLPAPPVVVAVTDATGARGDAVLERLELIADERGGALFYGRDGSEIVLVTGADEEDELDALADALELRLGVSSAAGYEDFDAALTQARSAHRRVDGETAVVRFSTVRADGILGAVDSAAGRAVASAVLEPLAAHDRDHRGALVATLGAWLDADGSHEATALTLGVHRHTVRTRLALAERLLERDLGSFAVRAELWAAFRLHGG comes from the coding sequence ATGGCCGTCGCCAACCCGGAACCGACGCTTCGCGCCCTCCTCGGGCGGGCAGAGCTGTCGCTGCGGCTCGCCTCCGACGCCGCCGACCTCGCCCACGACGCGCTCGACCGGCCGACGCGCTGGGTCCACAGCTCCGACCTCGCCGACCCCACCCCCTTCCTCGCCGACGACCTGGTGCTCCTGACGACGGGCACCCAGTTCCCAGGCGGCGACGACGCCGACCGGGCGCCCTTCGACGCCTACGTCCGTCGACTCGTCGATCGCGGCGTCGCCGCGCTCGGGTTCGGCACCGAGGTGGTGCGCGCCGGCATCCCTTCCGCCCTGCACACCGCCTGTCGCGACGCACGGATGCCGCTGTTCGAGGTGCCGTACAGCACGCCGTTCATCGCCGTCGCGCGCGCCAACGCCGAGACCGTCGCCGCGCAGGCATACGCGCGGCGCAGCTGGGCGCTGTCCGCGCAGCGCGCCATCGCCCTCGCCGCACTCCGCCCCGACGGACTCGCCGCGACGATCGAGGAGCTCGCGCGGCAGTTGGACACCTGGGTCGGCATGTTCGACGCGGCGGGTGAGCTCATGCAGGAGCATCCCGTCGGCGGCATCCCCCAGGCGGCGGCAGCGAGTCTTCGCGCCGAGGTCGACGCGGTGCTGCGCCGCGGCGCACGCGCCGGCTCGTCCCTCCACTCCGGCGAGCGCGCCTTCACCCTGCAGACGCTCGGCCGAGGCGGGAGCCTCCGGGGCGTCGTGGCGATCGCGGCCGGCGAACTCGACCGGGAGGGCCGCGACGTCGTCACGGCCGTCATCGCGATGGCGGGACTGGCGTTGGAACAGCACCAGCGGCTCGGCCGGGCGCGCAACGCCCTCCGCACGGGCATGGTGCATTCCCTGCAGGCGGGCGACCCCGCTCTCGCCGAACGCATCTCCCGCGACATCTGGGGTCCGTTGCCGGCGCCTCCCGTCGTCGTCGCGGTGACGGATGCCACCGGCGCGCGCGGCGACGCGGTCCTCGAGCGCCTCGAGCTCATCGCCGACGAGCGCGGCGGCGCGCTGTTTTACGGGCGCGACGGCTCGGAGATCGTCCTCGTCACGGGTGCCGACGAGGAGGACGAGCTGGACGCGCTCGCGGACGCGCTCGAGCTGCGCCTGGGCGTCTCGTCCGCCGCCGGCTACGAGGACTTCGACGCCGCCCTCACGCAGGCGCGATCGGCGCATCGACGGGTGGATGGGGAGACGGCCGTGGTGCGGTTCTCGACGGTCCGCGCCGACGGGATCCTGGGCGCCGTCGACAGCGCCGCCGGACGCGCGGTGGCATCCGCCGTCCTCGAGCCGCTCGCCGCGCACGATCGCGACCATCGCGGGGCCCTCGTCGCGACCCTCGGTGCCTGGCTCGACGCCGACGGCTCTCACGAGGCGACGGCCCTCACCCTGGGCGTGCACCGGCACACGGTGCGCACCCGCCTGGCTCTCGCGGAGCGGCTCCTCGAGCGGGACCTGGGCTCGTTCGCGGTGCGCGCGGAGCTGTGGGCGGCGTTCCGCCTTCACGGCGGGTGA